From Arcobacter lacus, one genomic window encodes:
- the arsC gene encoding arsenate reductase (glutaredoxin) (This arsenate reductase requires both glutathione and glutaredoxin to convert arsenate to arsenite, after which the efflux transporter formed by ArsA and ArsB can extrude the arsenite from the cell, providing resistance.): protein MQDIQIWHNQSCSKSRNAMTLLEDKKIKADVRNYLENPPSKEELKEVLKKLNISAQELLRKNEDLYTTLNLKDESSEEKLIEIMVKNPILIERPIIIKGDVAVIARPIENLEELLK from the coding sequence ATGCAAGATATTCAAATTTGGCACAATCAAAGCTGTTCAAAATCAAGAAATGCTATGACTCTTTTAGAAGATAAAAAAATTAAAGCAGATGTTAGAAATTATTTAGAAAATCCACCTTCAAAAGAAGAATTAAAAGAAGTTTTAAAAAAGTTAAATATAAGCGCACAAGAACTTTTAAGAAAAAATGAAGATCTATATACAACTTTAAATCTAAAAGATGAAAGTAGCGAAGAAAAACTTATAGAAATTATGGTAAAAAATCCTATTTTAATTGAAAGACCAATTATCATAAAAGGTGATGTTGCAGTTATTGCACGACCAATTGAGAATTTGGAAGAACTACTTAAATGA
- a CDS encoding flagellar hook-length control protein FliK: MLVSNGSLLNILLPNNNKVLNDVLKEADSKNLEQMVKNSTSSTSASTILKELFTSLKDGTKSNSTIENMIKNSTTFKELGNVSTNLSSLVDELSTDENLQKFKPVLENFLKDVKNIDANALKEQIKNSGIFLESKLSQTPNSKLENVLTQLQNLVKDINTPQAKQVNELIDKLLQNIKTQTNTNTQVSQNQTATNEFTNNLKTLTSSLQNLNNSLNPTQTQNLSNLANQLKSLINEGTLVESKIENSTNLTDKTTNLANNTTLKDSINLQTKELLTQIKNDIIQNPNMLQNKNILPMIDNLLKMDNLFSKNDTIQNFLANSNSSGNLSTFTSNFASNLSPLLTTLKESLETLNPNNTHLQNHLTKLVDKVEHIIQDLATTPNGKIDTKVSEDMKTVLLQMQDELASKTDPKSLEVAKQVDKLLTQIDLHQLTSIVSNSNYVYLPFFWEMLEDGSIEMKQKDEEKFFCQINLTLKDFGKVDLMLGLYDKNKLDLTIYAQREHFKTAIRENMQQLKIALNNVDLIPVNVKLLDMKEDNKESSKPTQTYINNYNNQDLSSGIDIRA; the protein is encoded by the coding sequence ATGTTAGTTTCAAATGGAAGTTTATTAAATATACTATTACCAAACAACAATAAAGTTTTAAATGATGTACTAAAAGAAGCTGATTCAAAAAATTTAGAACAAATGGTGAAAAATTCAACTTCATCAACTTCAGCAAGTACTATTTTAAAAGAGCTTTTTACAAGCCTAAAAGATGGAACAAAATCAAATTCAACTATAGAAAATATGATAAAAAACTCTACTACTTTTAAAGAGTTAGGAAATGTATCTACAAATTTATCTTCTTTAGTTGATGAGCTTTCAACTGATGAAAACTTACAAAAGTTTAAACCCGTACTCGAAAACTTTTTAAAAGATGTCAAAAATATAGATGCAAATGCTTTAAAAGAACAGATAAAAAATTCTGGAATTTTTTTAGAATCAAAACTTTCACAAACACCTAATTCTAAACTTGAAAATGTGTTAACTCAACTTCAAAATTTGGTAAAAGACATAAATACACCTCAAGCAAAACAAGTAAACGAACTAATAGATAAACTTTTACAAAATATAAAAACTCAAACGAATACAAATACACAAGTATCACAAAATCAAACAGCAACAAATGAATTTACAAACAATCTAAAAACTTTAACTTCATCTTTACAAAATCTAAATAACTCTTTAAATCCAACTCAAACACAAAATCTTTCAAATTTAGCAAACCAACTAAAAAGCTTAATAAATGAAGGAACTTTGGTTGAATCTAAAATAGAAAATAGTACAAATTTAACTGATAAAACGACTAATTTAGCAAATAATACAACTTTAAAAGATAGTATAAATTTACAAACAAAAGAGCTTTTAACACAAATAAAAAATGACATTATTCAAAATCCAAATATGTTGCAAAATAAAAATATTTTGCCAATGATTGATAACCTTTTGAAAATGGACAATTTATTTTCAAAAAATGATACTATTCAAAACTTTTTAGCAAATAGTAATTCATCTGGAAACTTAAGCACTTTTACGAGTAATTTTGCTTCAAATTTATCTCCACTTTTAACAACTTTAAAAGAGAGTTTAGAAACACTCAATCCAAATAATACTCATCTACAAAATCATTTAACAAAACTTGTAGATAAAGTAGAACACATCATCCAAGATTTAGCGACAACTCCAAACGGAAAGATTGATACAAAAGTAAGTGAAGATATGAAAACTGTTCTACTTCAAATGCAAGATGAATTAGCTTCAAAAACTGATCCAAAATCACTTGAAGTAGCAAAACAAGTTGATAAACTTTTAACTCAAATTGACTTACACCAATTAACTTCTATTGTATCAAACTCAAATTATGTATATTTACCATTTTTTTGGGAAATGCTTGAAGATGGTTCGATTGAAATGAAACAAAAAGATGAAGAGAAGTTTTTTTGTCAGATAAATCTTACTTTAAAAGACTTTGGAAAAGTTGATTTGATGCTTGGTTTATATGATAAAAACAAACTTGATTTGACTATTTATGCACAAAGAGAACATTTTAAAACTGCAATTAGAGAAAATATGCAACAACTAAAAATTGCTTTAAATAATGTCGATTTAATACCTGTAAATGTAAAACTTCTTGATATGAAAGAAGATAATAAAGAAAGTAGCAAACCAACACAAACTTATATAAATAACTACAATAACCAAGATTTATCTTCTGGAATTGATATAAGGGCTTAA
- a CDS encoding EscU/YscU/HrcU family type III secretion system export apparatus switch protein, with translation MQEDINKNFIQKAVALKYQMEKDNAPKVTAKGKGVTASNIIKIAKENKIPIQKDEDLIELLSQIDVDKEIPTSMYRAVAEIFSFIYDLSNKAKK, from the coding sequence ATGCAAGAAGATATAAACAAAAACTTTATACAAAAAGCCGTTGCTTTAAAATATCAAATGGAAAAGGATAATGCTCCAAAAGTTACTGCAAAAGGAAAAGGTGTAACTGCTTCAAATATCATAAAAATTGCAAAAGAGAATAAAATTCCTATTCAAAAAGATGAAGATTTAATAGAACTTTTATCTCAAATTGATGTAGATAAAGAGATTCCAACTTCCATGTATAGAGCAGTTGCTGAGATATTTTCTTTTATTTATGATTTATCAAATAAAGCAAAAAAGTAA
- a CDS encoding ABC-F family ATP-binding cassette domain-containing protein — MIELINISKSYPTNQLYSDLNLRLNKGDKVGLVGRNGTGKSTLFKLVLGEEHAESGEIAIPKNYKIGALKQYFDFTEKTLLDETALALGEDDKYNIYKAEKILFGLGFSESDLQKEPKSFSGGYQIRINLAKLLLTEPNMLLLDEPTNYLDILSIRWLKAFLKSFDGEVILITHDRDFMDSVCTHTMGIIRKNAFMVQGGTKKFYELLEQNDEHYEKQKIAQEKKIKELEEFIAKNKARAATANLAQSKVKILEKMDILEDIEYDRNLKFDFNYKDTSAKFLLEVKDVSFGYTKENILFKDITFALNKGETIGIIGKNGKGKSTLLNVLAGELKQLTGSVDYHPSCVFGHFGQTNISHLNQNNTIMDEIHSVNVKLAESTIRNICGLMMFSGDNAKKKISLLSGGEKSRVMLGKIIAQDVNLLFLDEPTNHLDMDSIEALTNAIKAFEGSCIIVTHSEDLLRAVCDRLIVFTNDGADYFNGTYDEFLEKIGWEDDLEEPKKKVEKTKVNKKESKKLRAELVAKKSQDLKPLKAQLEELENKASTLFGIEKTKVENSILEVMEKIEQINKDFDEKMSEL, encoded by the coding sequence ATGATAGAACTAATAAACATATCAAAAAGTTATCCTACAAACCAGCTTTATAGTGATTTAAACCTACGATTAAATAAAGGTGATAAAGTAGGATTAGTTGGGAGAAATGGTACAGGAAAATCGACACTTTTTAAGCTTGTATTAGGTGAAGAACATGCCGAAAGTGGTGAAATTGCAATACCAAAAAACTATAAAATTGGAGCATTAAAACAATATTTTGATTTTACAGAAAAAACACTTTTAGATGAAACAGCTTTAGCTTTAGGAGAAGATGATAAATACAACATCTATAAAGCTGAAAAAATTTTATTTGGATTAGGATTTAGTGAAAGTGATTTACAAAAAGAGCCAAAAAGCTTTTCAGGTGGTTATCAAATACGAATAAATTTAGCAAAACTTCTTTTAACTGAACCAAATATGCTTTTACTTGATGAGCCTACAAACTACCTTGATATTTTATCTATTAGATGGCTAAAAGCTTTTTTAAAATCTTTTGATGGTGAAGTTATACTTATCACTCACGATAGAGATTTTATGGATAGTGTTTGTACTCATACTATGGGAATTATAAGAAAAAATGCTTTTATGGTACAAGGTGGAACGAAAAAGTTTTATGAATTATTAGAACAAAATGATGAACACTATGAAAAACAAAAAATAGCACAAGAGAAAAAAATCAAAGAACTTGAAGAGTTTATTGCAAAAAATAAAGCAAGAGCAGCAACTGCAAATTTAGCTCAATCAAAAGTAAAGATTTTAGAAAAAATGGATATTTTGGAAGATATTGAATATGATAGAAATCTAAAATTTGATTTTAATTACAAAGATACAAGTGCTAAATTTTTACTTGAAGTTAAAGATGTAAGTTTTGGATATACAAAAGAAAATATTTTATTTAAAGACATAACTTTTGCTTTAAACAAAGGCGAAACGATTGGAATTATAGGAAAAAATGGAAAAGGAAAATCAACACTTTTAAATGTTCTTGCAGGTGAATTAAAACAATTAACTGGAAGTGTAGATTATCATCCAAGTTGTGTATTTGGACACTTTGGACAAACAAATATCTCTCATCTAAACCAAAATAATACAATAATGGATGAAATTCACTCTGTAAATGTAAAATTAGCTGAATCAACTATAAGAAATATTTGTGGATTGATGATGTTTAGTGGTGATAACGCAAAGAAAAAAATCTCACTTTTAAGTGGAGGTGAAAAAAGTAGGGTAATGCTTGGGAAAATTATCGCTCAAGATGTAAATTTACTATTCCTTGATGAGCCTACAAACCACCTTGATATGGACTCTATTGAAGCACTTACAAATGCTATAAAAGCTTTTGAAGGTTCTTGTATTATTGTAACTCACAGTGAAGATTTACTTAGAGCTGTTTGTGATAGATTGATTGTATTTACAAATGATGGAGCAGATTATTTTAATGGAACTTATGATGAGTTTTTAGAAAAAATTGGTTGGGAAGATGATTTAGAAGAACCAAAGAAAAAAGTTGAAAAAACAAAAGTAAATAAAAAAGAGAGCAAAAAATTAAGAGCAGAATTGGTTGCAAAAAAAAGCCAAGATTTAAAACCTTTAAAAGCGCAACTTGAAGAGTTAGAAAATAAAGCTTCTACACTTTTTGGAATAGAAAAAACAAAAGTTGAAAATAGTATTTTAGAAGTTATGGAGAAAATAGAGCAGATAAATAAAGATTTTGATGAAAAAATGAGTGAGCTTTAA
- a CDS encoding ClbS/DfsB family four-helix bundle protein, producing the protein MAVPVNKEELILAINTNYKKLKKELENIPIELTTLKDLEGHSKGTLMSINNLLSYLLGWQELVLKWNIKKQNKEEVDFPETGYKWNQLGKLAQKFYEDYKNDDFNTLISKLDKRVEEILKLIENKSNEELYEISWYEKWTLGRMIQFNTSSPYANAKARIRKWKKSHNI; encoded by the coding sequence ATGGCTGTTCCAGTAAATAAAGAAGAGTTAATTCTTGCAATAAATACAAATTACAAAAAACTCAAAAAAGAGTTAGAAAATATTCCTATCGAACTTACAACTTTAAAAGATTTAGAAGGACATTCAAAAGGTACTTTAATGTCTATTAATAATCTTTTGTCATATCTTCTTGGTTGGCAAGAATTAGTCTTAAAATGGAATATAAAAAAACAAAATAAAGAAGAAGTTGATTTCCCAGAAACAGGTTATAAATGGAATCAATTAGGAAAACTAGCACAAAAATTTTATGAAGATTATAAAAATGATGATTTTAATACCTTGATTTCTAAACTGGATAAAAGAGTTGAAGAAATTTTAAAACTTATAGAAAATAAATCAAATGAAGAACTTTATGAAATTAGTTGGTATGAAAAATGGACTTTAGGAAGAATGATACAATTTAATACTTCATCGCCATACGCTAATGCTAAAGCAAGAATAAGAAAATGGAAAAAAAGTCATAATATTTAA
- a CDS encoding group I intron-associated PD-(D/E)XK endonuclease, with the protein MCKYIDELKKNNYKKSSIKLIANKYDLTESELKRYYQSKFFDDIANVINLNELSNINIDVIENSLKDETLKSEFNFIKTDLKKIIEKSLYIAMTNGFSVNINHIDSGVMTANAGDSAEFIFVARAILAGFNCSSVDVRSSRYDAIIDFNDKLLRVQIKGISSGNNISFKDRDRGGQGIDHKHEKNIGQRITSKDCDIYVAVDKQVGICYIIPMSWADSLDDSKCKNVKLDEISLYKENWNIIKQMTSN; encoded by the coding sequence ATGTGTAAATATATTGATGAATTAAAGAAAAATAATTATAAAAAAAGTTCTATAAAATTAATTGCAAATAAGTATGATTTAACAGAGTCTGAATTGAAAAGATATTATCAATCTAAATTTTTTGATGATATTGCAAATGTTATAAATTTAAATGAATTATCAAATATTAATATTGATGTAATTGAAAATTCATTAAAAGATGAAACATTAAAAAGTGAATTTAATTTTATTAAAACTGATTTAAAGAAAATTATTGAAAAATCTTTATATATTGCTATGACGAATGGTTTTAGTGTAAATATTAATCATATTGATAGTGGAGTAATGACTGCAAATGCAGGAGATAGTGCAGAATTTATATTTGTCGCACGTGCAATTTTAGCTGGATTTAATTGTAGCAGTGTAGATGTAAGAAGTAGTAGATATGATGCAATTATTGATTTTAATGATAAGCTTTTAAGAGTTCAAATAAAAGGTATTAGTTCAGGTAATAATATAAGTTTTAAAGATAGAGATAGAGGAGGTCAGGGAATAGACCATAAACATGAAAAAAATATTGGGCAAAGAATAACATCAAAAGATTGTGATATCTACGTAGCTGTAGACAAACAAGTTGGGATTTGTTATATTATTCCAATGTCTTGGGCAGATTCATTAGATGATAGTAAATGTAAAAATGTTAAACTAGATGAAATTTCTTTATATAAAGAAAATTGGAATATTATAAAACAAATGACAAGTAATTAA
- the dcm gene encoding DNA cytosine methyltransferase, translating to MNNLKVGGLFAGIGGIELGFKRVGFEISWANEIDKNAAITYRKNHKHKLFEKDLRDLQTNEVEEIDILTGGFPCQAFSVAGYRKGFEDDRGNVFFEILRFIDDLKPKVIFLENVKNLQGHDKGRTFSIIIKELENRGYFISYKVLNSAEYANVPQNRERIYIVGFQDKESYDKFNFPKPKKLTKTINDLLDDEVEEKFYYSKSKYYSLLKEEMINKDTVYQWRRKYVRENKSKLCPTLTANMGTGGHNVPLVIDKKDIRKLTPRECARFQGYNDDFILCDSLATSHLYKQIGNSVTVPVIEAIAKEIKKALNV from the coding sequence ATGAATAATTTAAAAGTTGGTGGATTATTTGCAGGAATTGGTGGGATTGAATTAGGCTTTAAAAGAGTTGGTTTTGAAATTTCATGGGCAAATGAAATTGATAAAAATGCCGCAATTACTTATAGAAAAAATCATAAGCACAAACTTTTTGAAAAAGATTTAAGAGATTTACAAACAAATGAAGTAGAAGAAATTGATATATTAACAGGAGGATTTCCTTGTCAAGCATTTTCTGTTGCAGGATATAGAAAAGGCTTTGAAGATGATAGAGGAAATGTATTTTTTGAAATTTTAAGATTTATAGATGATTTAAAACCTAAAGTTATCTTTTTAGAAAATGTTAAAAATTTACAAGGACACGATAAAGGTAGAACATTTAGCATTATAATTAAGGAATTAGAAAATAGGGGATATTTTATAAGCTATAAAGTATTGAATAGTGCAGAATATGCAAATGTTCCTCAAAATAGAGAAAGAATCTATATAGTTGGCTTTCAAGATAAAGAAAGTTATGATAAATTTAATTTCCCAAAACCTAAAAAATTAACAAAAACTATCAATGATTTACTTGATGATGAAGTTGAGGAAAAATTTTATTATTCAAAAAGTAAATATTATTCTTTATTAAAAGAAGAAATGATAAATAAAGATACAGTATATCAGTGGAGAAGAAAATATGTTAGAGAAAATAAAAGTAAATTATGTCCAACATTAACTGCAAATATGGGTACTGGTGGGCATAATGTACCATTGGTTATTGATAAAAAGGATATTAGAAAACTTACTCCAAGAGAGTGTGCCAGATTTCAAGGATATAATGATGATTTTATTTTATGTGATTCTTTAGCAACATCACATTTATATAAACAAATTGGAAATTCAGTAACAGTTCCCGTGATAGAAGCAATAGCAAAAGAGATTAAAAAGGCATTAAATGTGTAA
- a CDS encoding tetrahydrodipicolinate N-succinyltransferase N-terminal domain-containing protein — MAYTKDEFKQLVEDIQAQSWYKNPIGFGIARVDRGQLNKDKILQATFPVINWNENFGSAAIFLNALKVAGVNVDTSKSELVCKISDEFLTSCVEAFRPFIPESKGDAHKNVQVISTLASLPIDSGLTADDYRVVFIFEDVAPESTEAVYLKLYALSTGKAALRSLNLNGAFGKLHNCAWVGNQPIELDWLRANEIVLKIGAKYPNIDFVDKFPRFLQHVIPADNTRILETSKVRMGAQLAAGTTVMPGAAYINFNAGTLGSVMVEGRISSSAVVGAGSDVGGGASILGVLSGTDGVPVTIGENTLLGANSCTGTTIGDGCILDAGVTILPGTKIALSDKAVEQLKAINPGKEISNVMKGSDFIGVNGVHFRVNSSTGQTIAMRSTREIKLNADLH; from the coding sequence ATGGCTTATACAAAAGATGAATTTAAACAATTAGTAGAAGATATTCAAGCACAATCTTGGTACAAAAATCCAATTGGATTTGGTATTGCAAGAGTTGATAGAGGACAATTAAATAAAGATAAAATACTTCAAGCAACTTTTCCAGTAATTAACTGGAATGAGAACTTTGGAAGTGCAGCAATTTTTTTAAATGCTTTAAAAGTGGCAGGAGTTAATGTAGATACATCAAAATCTGAATTAGTATGTAAAATTTCAGATGAATTTTTAACTTCTTGTGTTGAAGCTTTTAGACCATTTATTCCTGAATCAAAAGGTGATGCACATAAAAATGTTCAAGTTATTTCAACTTTAGCATCTCTTCCAATTGATTCTGGACTAACAGCAGATGATTATAGAGTTGTATTTATTTTTGAAGATGTAGCACCTGAGTCGACAGAAGCTGTATATTTAAAACTTTATGCGCTTTCTACTGGGAAAGCAGCATTAAGAAGTCTTAATTTAAATGGTGCATTTGGAAAATTACACAATTGCGCTTGGGTAGGAAATCAACCAATTGAACTTGACTGGCTAAGAGCAAATGAAATTGTTTTAAAAATTGGTGCAAAATATCCAAATATTGATTTTGTAGATAAATTCCCAAGATTCTTACAACATGTTATTCCTGCTGATAATACAAGAATTTTAGAAACTTCAAAAGTTAGAATGGGAGCTCAATTAGCAGCTGGAACTACAGTTATGCCTGGTGCTGCTTATATTAACTTCAATGCAGGAACTTTAGGTAGCGTTATGGTTGAAGGAAGAATATCTTCAAGCGCTGTTGTTGGAGCTGGAAGTGATGTTGGTGGAGGAGCTTCAATTCTTGGAGTATTAAGCGGAACTGATGGTGTTCCTGTAACTATTGGAGAAAATACACTTTTAGGAGCAAATTCTTGTACGGGAACAACTATTGGTGATGGTTGTATTTTAGATGCAGGTGTTACAATCCTTCCAGGAACAAAAATCGCACTTTCAGATAAAGCAGTAGAACAACTAAAAGCTATAAATCCAGGAAAAGAAATCTCTAATGTTATGAAAGGTAGCGATTTTATCGGAGTAAATGGAGTTCACTTTAGAGTAAATTCTTCAACTGGTCAAACAATTGCTATGAGAAGTACAAGAGAAATCAAACTAAACGCTGATTTACACTAA
- a CDS encoding HAD family hydrolase — translation MIFDNKEIEAAIFDMDGTMFDTEKLRMRMIQQASKQIFGESLSEEILTQCLGLSAKASEELIKKQYDENYPYIEIRKLADELEINWTKQNGVPIKEGLFNVLERLKKNGILIALATSSRREIAEQYLLNAGVMHFFDITVCGDEIKKGKPNPDIFIKAAKELNCQPNKCLVFEDSQNGLISALDANTLPIYIKDIKDPNEEILQKVFKRYQNMKDFVLDLALYTSKMKPPLINEHFPQSTDSFKAGIHGFGAIGGGYLSQIFLHWDGYTRPEKITGASKNVFLKDLINSSGKYTIKYESIAYHQIIRGINIIDLNDREAMDKMYIESDIIALTLPESAIKTQAINIALGLKARYEKYDKKLTILIVMNKIGAKKYVKRHILKSLKTIIEDKEATQIINNTDFCETVVNRMVSNIPISNALKQLKENLSEIDELNIDLFSSEPDILIYADNNSPILNTLRQVKTVSNIDVMQNIKNKLSNGTHAIIAWYSSLLGYKTIGQGIGDKRVYSLAKKIMENEIKPFLINETPELKDYILEFINNFIKRCRVSFKDSCHRVGRDPLRKLQKDERVLGNIFSAQSMDLKTQNLEFGVACAILYSLLVAPSKDKEATKIKELYAKRNKVEDVLCYDEKYNSKPYKGLDKKIDAKLIKRIQNKLEKIKMSLKIEKN, via the coding sequence ATGATATTTGATAATAAAGAGATAGAAGCTGCCATTTTTGATATGGATGGTACGATGTTTGATACTGAAAAGTTAAGAATGAGAATGATTCAGCAAGCTTCAAAACAGATTTTTGGTGAGAGTTTATCTGAAGAGATTTTAACGCAATGTTTGGGCTTGAGTGCAAAAGCTTCGGAAGAACTGATTAAAAAACAATATGATGAAAATTATCCTTATATTGAGATAAGGAAACTCGCAGACGAACTTGAAATTAATTGGACAAAACAAAATGGAGTACCAATAAAAGAAGGTTTATTTAATGTTTTAGAAAGATTAAAAAAGAATGGTATTTTAATAGCACTTGCAACTTCAAGTAGAAGGGAAATAGCAGAACAATATCTTTTAAATGCAGGAGTAATGCATTTTTTTGATATTACAGTTTGTGGAGATGAAATAAAAAAAGGAAAACCCAATCCTGATATTTTTATAAAAGCTGCGAAAGAACTAAACTGTCAACCAAATAAGTGTTTGGTTTTTGAAGATTCGCAAAATGGTCTAATATCTGCTTTAGATGCAAATACACTACCAATTTATATCAAAGATATAAAAGATCCAAATGAAGAAATTTTACAAAAAGTTTTCAAAAGATATCAAAATATGAAAGATTTTGTTTTAGATTTAGCTTTATACACTTCAAAGATGAAACCACCACTTATAAATGAACATTTTCCACAAAGTACAGATTCATTTAAAGCAGGAATTCACGGTTTTGGTGCAATTGGTGGAGGTTATTTGTCTCAAATTTTTCTTCATTGGGATGGATATACACGTCCAGAAAAAATAACAGGTGCTTCAAAAAATGTTTTTTTAAAAGATTTGATAAATTCATCTGGAAAATATACTATAAAATATGAAAGTATCGCATATCATCAAATTATTAGAGGAATCAATATTATTGATTTAAATGACCGTGAAGCTATGGATAAAATGTATATTGAAAGCGATATTATAGCTCTAACTCTTCCCGAATCTGCAATAAAAACTCAAGCAATAAATATAGCTTTGGGATTAAAAGCAAGATATGAAAAATATGATAAAAAACTTACTATTTTAATTGTAATGAATAAAATAGGTGCAAAAAAATATGTAAAAAGACATATATTAAAATCTCTTAAAACAATCATTGAAGATAAAGAAGCAACACAAATCATCAATAATACTGATTTTTGCGAAACTGTAGTTAATCGTATGGTTTCAAATATTCCAATTTCAAATGCTTTGAAACAATTAAAAGAAAACTTATCTGAAATAGATGAACTAAATATAGATTTATTTTCCAGTGAACCAGATATTTTGATTTATGCTGATAATAATAGTCCAATTTTAAATACGTTAAGACAAGTTAAAACTGTATCAAATATAGATGTTATGCAAAATATTAAAAATAAACTTTCAAATGGAACACACGCAATTATAGCTTGGTACTCTTCACTTCTAGGATACAAAACAATAGGACAAGGAATTGGAGATAAAAGAGTATATTCTTTAGCAAAAAAGATTATGGAAAATGAAATAAAGCCTTTTTTGATAAATGAAACACCAGAATTAAAAGATTATATTTTAGAGTTTATAAATAATTTTATAAAACGATGCAGAGTTTCATTTAAAGATAGTTGTCATAGAGTTGGTCGAGATCCTTTGAGAAAACTTCAAAAAGATGAAAGAGTTTTAGGTAATATTTTTTCAGCACAAAGTATGGATTTAAAAACTCAAAATCTGGAATTTGGTGTTGCTTGTGCAATACTTTATTCTCTTTTAGTTGCACCTTCTAAAGATAAAGAAGCAACAAAAATAAAAGAGCTTTATGCAAAAAGAAATAAAGTTGAGGACGTTTTATGTTATGACGAAAAATATAATTCTAAACCATATAAAGGTTTAGATAAAAAGATAGATGCAAAGCTTATAAAAAGAATTCAAAATAAGTTAGAAAAAATAAAAATGTCTTTAAAAATTGAAAAGAACTAA